CTACCTCTTCGCCGGCGGGATGTGGACCGCCGCGCCGCGGACGTCCAGGGCAGCCTCGCGGACCGCTTCGCCCAGGGTGGGGTGGGCGTGGATGGTCTCGATGATCTCGTCCGCCGTGGCCTCCAGGCGGAGCGCCAGGGCGGCCTCGGTAATCAGATCGGTGGCCCGCGGTCCGGCCATGTGCACACCCAGGACCTCGTCGCCTGCGGCGTCCACCACGAACTTGACCAGACCGGCGGTATCGTCCATGACCACCGCCTTGCCGCAGGCGGTGAGGGGGAAACGCCCCACCTTCACGTCGTAACCCTGCTCCCGGGCCTGCTCTTCCGTGAGGCCCACGGAGGCCACCTCCGGCGAGGTGTAGAGGCAGGCGGGGGCGGTGCGCATATCCACGACAGCGTCGCCGCCCAGGGCGTTCTCCGCCGCCGCCTCGCCCTCCGCCGAAGCCACGTGGGCCAGCATCAGGGGATTGGCGCAGTCCCCCACGGCGTAGACGCCGGGGACGGTGGTGGCGCAGCGGCCGTCGGTCCTGACGAAGCCCTTCTCGACAGCCGCGCCGATCGCCTCCAGCCCAAGCCCTTCGGTGACGGGCCTCCTGCCGGCGGCCACCAGGAGCCTTTCGGCGGTGAGCTCCAGCGTCTCGCCTCCGGCCTCCACGGCGAGGGTGACGCCCTCTCCGCCGTCGCCGGCGCGCCGCACGGCGGCGCCGGTGTGGAAGCGCACGCCCTTTCTGGAGAGAGCCCGCCTGACCACCTGCACCAGCTCGGGGTCCATACCGGGGAGGATCTCGGGCAGCATCTCCACCACGGTCACCCTGGTCCCCAGTCCGGCGTAGATGGAGGCGAACTCCACACCGATGACGCCGCCCCCGATGACAGCCAGCGAAGCGGGCGGCTCCTCCAGTGAGAGGGCCTCCTCGCTGGTGAGATGCGCCACGCTGTCCAGCCCCGGGATGGGCGGCACGGCGGGGGACGACCCGGCGGCGACGATCACCCCGTCGGCGGTGATGGTCTCCTCGCCGTCGGCGCCGGCAACGCTGATGGTATGGGCATCGACAAACCGCGCCACACCCTCGGCCACGCTGACGCCGTTGGCCTTGAGGAGACTCCCCACACCGCCCACCAGTCGGGAGACCACCCGTTTTTTCTGTTTCATCAGGCCCTTCCAGTCCACCTCGGCGCCCTCCACCCTGAGACCCAGTTTTTTGCCGCCCTTGACGGCCTCAAGGAGCTCCACGGTATGCAGCAGCACCTTGGTGGGGATGCAGCCCACGTTGAGGCACGTACCGCCCAGCCATCTCCGCTCCACCAGGGTCACCTGCGCACCGAGCTGCGCGGCGCGGATGGCGGCCACATACCCGCCGGGGCCGCCGCCGATGACCACCAGGCGCTTCCGCCTCTCCGGCGCGGGCTCCCCCGCGGTTTCCGGGCCGGGTGCGGTGGCCCGGGGGTCATCCCCAGATTGGGAAGCCCCTTGCGTTCCTGTCTCCACCGCCTCATCCGGTGCGGCGATCACCGCCAGCGGCGCTCCCACGGGAACGGTCTCCCCGGCCTGCACATCGATCCTGGCCAGGATCCCCCCGTCGGGGGCTTCCACCTCGTAGGTGAGTTTGTCGGTGGCCACCACCAGGATGATCTCCCCCTTGGCCACCCTGTCGCCCTGGTTCCTGCGCCACTCGGTGACGGTTCCCTCATTCATGGTGAGGCCCAGTTTGGGCATGGTTACGTTTGTCGACATCGTATTCCTCCCGGTTGTGATACGCCGCAGACCGCTTCCGCCCTTGGCGGCCGCGGCCTGCGGTTTCGTTGTCTTCTTCCTGTCTCCAGGAGCCCTCCGCAGTCCCGGTTCAGACCAGCAGCAACGACGGGGTCTCCAGGAGTTCCCTGAGCCGCTGGAGAAAACGGGCGGCGTCGGCGCCGTCTACGATCCGGTGGTCGGCGGTCAGACAGAGGGTGCAGAGGGTGCGCGCCACGATCGCGCCCCCTTCCGCCGCGGGACGCTCCTCCATGGCGGTGAGGCCCAGGATGGCGGCCTCCGGGGGGTTGATGACCGGCGTGAAGCTCCGGACACCGAACATCCCCAGGTTGGTGAGGGTGAAGGTGCCGCCGGTGATGTCATCCATGGTCAGCGCTCCCTCCCGGGCCCGATGGACCAGGTCGTCGGTGGCGGCGGCCACCTCGGCCAGCGTCCTGGCCTGCACGGCTTTGACATTGGGAACCACCAGCCCGCCCTCCACGGCCACGGCCAGGCCGATGTTCACATCATCCTGGAGGACAAAGGCCTCCTCTTCCAGCCGGGCGTTGCAGAGACGGTGTTCGCCCAGAGCCTTGGCCAGCACCTTCATCACGATGTCGTTGAACGAAAGCCTGGCGCCCTGCTGCTCGACAGCCCCTTTCAGCCGGTTCCGCAGCTCAATGAGACCGGCGCAGTCCACATCCGCCTGGTAGGTCACGCCGGGGATCGTCCTGTTGCTCAGCGACATCCGCTCGCCGATGACCTTGCGCATCTGCGAAACGGGGATCCGTCGTTCGCCGGGCCGCTCCCCGGCCTCCTGCGCCACCGGTTCCGGGTCCTGCGGCGTCGTCTGTTGCCCGGCTGCGGCGAGGACATCCTCTTTCCTGATACGGCCCTCGGCCGGGATGGAAGCCAGATCCAGACCGTGCTGTGCGGCCAGCTTGGCCGCCGCCGGCGTGGCCTTGGGAACGCGCCCCGTTCGCTCTTCCAGATAGCGCAGGACGTCTCGGTGCACCGTCCGGCCCAGGGGACCGCTGCCGGGGATCTCCTCCACCGCCAGACCGTGTTCCCGGGCCAGCTTCTTGGCCAGCGGCGAAGCGCGACGGGGAGACCAGGCCTGCAGCACGTCGTCCCTGGTGACGGGGCCCTCCGCCTCCGAAGAACTGACGGCGGCCAGGTCGATCCCCAGGATCTCCGCCCACTTTTCGGCCGCCGGGGTGGCGCGTGCATCTCCCCCCACCGGTTGCGCAACATCCAATTTCTTGCACCCCTCCGGGGCCGATGGTCCCGGTCTTGTCCCGACGGCGGCTGTCCCGGTTTCGGTCCCCGGGGCCTCCGTCACAGCCTCGTCGATCGGTTCGCCGGCCGCGGCGACCACCGCCAGCTTCGCTCCCACCGGAACGGTGTCGCCCTCTGCCGCCAGGATCCGGGCGAGCTCCCCCTCCGCCGGGGCCTCCAGTTCGTAGGTGAGTTTGTCGGTGGCGATATCCGCCACGATCTCCCCCTTCTCCACGGCGGCGCCCTCGGCGACGCGCCAGGCGGTGACGGTCCCCTCGTTCATGGTGAGGCCCAGCTTGGGCATGGTGATGAAGGTTGCCATCTGCGCAATTCCCCCTTCACGGTCTAGAGGCCTTCCCGGCGACCCCGGGATTCCCGTTTCCTCCTGTCATCGCCGCCGCATCGCGCATCCCCGGCTACAGCCCCAGGAGATGGGGCAAAAAGGTGGACAGCTGCGGGAAGAGCACCACCAGGGCCAGGGCGATAATGGCCGAGACAATCAGCGGGACAGCCGGTCCGCTGATGTCCTCGATGGTCAGCCCGCTGATGTTGGCCCCCACGTAGAGGTTCACCGCCACCGGCGGGGTCACCTGGCCGATGGCCAGGTTGATGGTCATCATCACGCCGAACCAGATGGGGTCCCACCCGAAGTGGGCCATGATAGGCAGCAGGATGGGCAGGAAGACGTAGTAGATGGAGATGGCGTCCAGGACCATCCCCGCAAAGAGAATGATGACGTTGATCATCAGCAGGATGACGATCGGCGAATCGGAGACCGCCAGCAGCAGCCCCGCCGCCTTGTCGATGAGCCCCACCGTGGAGGCCACCCAGGAAAAGAGCCCCGCGCAGGTCACCACGAGCATCACCACCGAGGTGGAGAGCACCGTGGCGCTGAGGATCTCGTACATGGTCCGGAAGGTGATGGCCCGGTAGACGAAGACCCCCACGAAGAGACCGTAGAAGACGGCCACCGCCGCCGCCTCGGTGGGGGTGAAGATGCCGCCGTAGATCCCGCCGAGGATGATCACCGGCGTCAGCAGCCCCCAGAAGGAGTCCTTGAAGGCATCCCAGAGCTCCCGCGGACCGCCGGATTTCTCGCCGCGATAGTCGTGCCGCCGGGAGATCACAAAGACCGCCGCCATCATGCAGAGCGCCACCAGGATGCCCGGGACAACCCCCGCCGCGAAGAGCGCCGGTACGGAGACGTCGGCCACCGCGCCGTAGACGATGAAGGCGATGCTGGGGGGGATGACGATGGCCAGCCCCGAGGAGACCGACACCACCGCGGCGGCGAAGGGCTTGTCGTAGCCCGCCGCGGCCATACCGGGAATGAGAATGAGGCCAAGAGCGGCCACGGTGGCCGGTCCGGAGCCGCTGACCGCCCCCCAGAAGGTGGCCACGCCCACGGTGGCGATGGCCAGACCGCCGGTCATCGACCCCACCAGGTGCTTGATCAGCCGGATGATCCGCCTGGCGATCCCGGCCTTCTCCATGATCACCCCGGCGAGGATGAAGAAGGGGATCGCCAGCAGCGGAAACTTGGCGATGCCGGCGTAGAAGTTGTAGGACATCATCTGGTAGCCCATGTTCCACTGCCAGGCCACGAAGACCGCCGCCGAGCCCAGGCTGATGGCGATGGGTACCCTGATCAGGAGAGGCCCCACAAAGAGAATGAGCGCCCAGAGTGCCGGATCGTTGAACAATTCGCTCATACCCTGCCCCCTCTAGTATTCGTCGTTGCGGATCGTCTCGACGCCGCTCTGGATCAGCCGTATGATGACGAGAATGGAGAGCAGCGGCGTGGCGATGGTGTAGTAGTACACCGGAATGGCCAGCGATTCGGTGGTCACACAGAGCGCCACCTCGTCGCAGACCTCCCGGTAGCCCAGATAGGCCAGCACGCCGAAGAAGACGGCGGTGAGACCGATAAAGAAAAGATAGCAGCCAAGCCGCAGCCCCCTGGGAAATCGGTTGTAGACAAAGCTCATCGCCAGATGCCCGCCCCGTTTGAACGCCATGGCCGTCCCCAGCAGCACCAGCCAGACGAAGAGATTCACCTCGATCTCCTCCGTCCAGGCCAGGGACATATGGATGAAATAGCGGGTGACCACGTTGACGAAGGCGATGGTCACCATCACGGCGATCATCACCGACCCCACCAGCTCCTCGAGATTCCTCCAGATCCGTAGTGCCATTGCAGACCCGCCCTTCCGCAGACAGAGGCGGAGCGGAGACGCCGCCTCCGCCCCGCTGCCTTTGCAACATCTAGTAGTCGGCGTTCGCCATGTCCTCTTCGGCCGCTTCCACCAGGTCCTCCCCGATCTTTTTCTTCCATTTGGCCCGCACGTCGGCGGTGGCCTCCTCGAATGCCGCCAGCTGGTCGGCGTCGAGCCGGGAGATCTGCATGCCCTGTTCCTCCATGTATGCGTAGGGATCGGTGACCTCGGGCAGCATCCCCAGACTCTCCAGATACTCGTAGGATTCACCGTCGTCCAGACCGATCCGGGCCACAGCCTTCTGGTACCTGGACGCCTTCCGGGCGCACTCCATGATGATCTCCTGGTCCTCCTCGGTGAAGCTCTGCCACACCCGGGGATTCGCCGCGTACATCAGCGGGTCGATCACATAGTGCCAGTCGGTGAGGTAGCTGTGGTAGTTCCAGATCTTCACGGGAATGAGGATCCCCATGGGGTTCTCCTGGCCGTCCACCACACCCTGCTGGAAGGCGGTGGTGGCCTCGCTCCAGTTCATGTTGATGGGGTCGGCCCCCAGAGCCTTGAAGGTATCGATGTAGATGGGGCTGCCCACCACCCGTATCTTCAGATCGTCCAGATCCTCCGGTGCGGCGACCTCCCGCACGCTGTTGGTGAGCTCGCGGAAGCCGTTCTCCCCCCAGGAGAGGAACTTGACGCCCTTGCTCTCGATGGCGTCGATCATCATCTGCCCCGCCTTGCCCTGCTCCACGGCGTCCATGGCCACGAAACGGTCGGGGTTGGAGGCGATGAAGAAGGGAAGCCCCGGCAGGTTGAGCTCCTTCACCTGGGGCGACCAGTTGATCGTCGAGGAGAGGGCGAAGTCGATCACACCGTTGCGCACCAGCAGGAATTCCGAGGTCTGCTTGCCCGCCATGAGCTGGGAAGAGAAGTAGACCTTGATGTTCACCCGGCCGTCGGTCTCCTCCCGCACCAGATCGGCGAAGTAGGTGGCGCCCTTCCCCCAGGCCGTCACCGCACCGGGGACAACGCTCATCTTGTACTCCGACTTGTAGGCCGCAAAGGCCGGAAGGGCCACGACCGCCACCATCACCGCCGCCAGAAGAATCAGTAGTGCCTTACGCATGGTTCATATACCTCCTCATACCGTACTCACACTGTAGCTCTGTCACTCCGGGCCGCCGCACATTCCTTTCCCATGACCACCCCCCTGCCGGACCTCCCTTGCCGGGTATCCTACCACGGTCTCCGGAAACACGGCTTTGTTCTCCGTCAGACCACCAGCTTCCGCTGCGCCGGTGTCGGGAGGGAACCGCCGGTCATCAGGCTGCGGGTCGCGCCGCAGATCTCTTCAGCCGTCACCCGGTAGGCCTGCTCCAGCGACCGCGCGAAGGGAACGGGGGTAAAGGGCGCCCCGATCCGGACAATGGGCGCGTCCAGAAAGTCGAGCCCTTCCTCGGCGACCAGAGCGGCCACCTCGCTGCCCACACCGCCCTGCTTCACCGACTCGTGGGCGATGACCAGCCGGGAGGTCCCGGCCACCGACTCCAGAATGGTCTCGCCGTCGATGGGCGAGATGCTGCGGAGATCCACCAGCTCCACGCTGATCCCCTCCTGTTCCAGCATCTCCGCCGCCTCCCTGCAGGTGTTGAGCATCCTGGAATAGGAGACCATGGTGACATCGCTCCCCTCGCGGACCACCTGGGCCCTGTCCAATGGGGTGAGGTACTCCCCTTCGGGGACCTCGCCGCGGGTGCTGAAAAGCGCCTTGTGTTCGAAGTAGACCACAGGGTTCTCGTCGCGGATGGCGCTCTTGAGCAATCCCTTGGCGTCGACGGGCGTGGAGGGCGCCACCACCTTGAGCCCCGGCACGTGCTGGAACCAGGCCTCGATAGACTGGGAGTGCTGGGCCGCCGCCTGGTTGATGAGCCCGTCGGGAGCCCGCAGCACCATGGCCACATTCTGCTGGCCGCCGAACATGTAGTGGATCTTGGCCATCTGATTGTAGATCTCGTCCATGCACACCCCCATGAAATCGGCGAAGTGCATGTCCGCCACCGGGCGCATCCCCGCCAGCGCCGCCCCCACAGCGCTGCCCACGATGGCCGTCTCGGAGATCGGCGTGTCCCGCACGCGCTCCCCGCCGAAGGTGTCGTACAACCCTTTGAACTGGCCGAAGATCCCTCCCTGTCTGGCGATGTCCTCACCCATCACGAAGACCCTGTCGTCCCGGGCCATCTCCTCTTCCATGGCCTCCAGCGTCGCCTGGGAGAAGGTAATCGTCCTCATCCGTTCCGCCCCCTTATACGTAGAGATCCTCGTAGAGTTCCGAGGGATCCGGCTCGGGCGATCGCTCGGCGTACTCCACAGCTCTTGAAACCGCCGCCTGCGACTCCTCGCGGGCCCGATCCATCTCTTCGGCGGTCATCAACCCGGCCGCCAGCACCCTGTCGGCGAAGATCCGCAGCGGATCGGTCCTCCGGAAGACCTCCCGCACCTCTTCACGGGTGCGGTACATCTCCGGGTCGCCCACATAGTGCCCCTTGATCCGGTAGGTCTTGCACTCCAGCAGCGCCGGACCGCCGCCCTCGCGGATGGAGGCCGTCAGCTCCCCGGCGGCCTCGTAGACCGCAAAGACATCGTTGCCGTCGACCACGACACCGGGCATGTCGTACCCGGCGGCGCGGACAGCCACATCCTCCACGGCGGTGGTGGTGCGGTAGGGCGTGGT
This region of Synergistales bacterium genomic DNA includes:
- the lpdA gene encoding dihydrolipoyl dehydrogenase; the protein is MSTNVTMPKLGLTMNEGTVTEWRRNQGDRVAKGEIILVVATDKLTYEVEAPDGGILARIDVQAGETVPVGAPLAVIAAPDEAVETGTQGASQSGDDPRATAPGPETAGEPAPERRKRLVVIGGGPGGYVAAIRAAQLGAQVTLVERRWLGGTCLNVGCIPTKVLLHTVELLEAVKGGKKLGLRVEGAEVDWKGLMKQKKRVVSRLVGGVGSLLKANGVSVAEGVARFVDAHTISVAGADGEETITADGVIVAAGSSPAVPPIPGLDSVAHLTSEEALSLEEPPASLAVIGGGVIGVEFASIYAGLGTRVTVVEMLPEILPGMDPELVQVVRRALSRKGVRFHTGAAVRRAGDGGEGVTLAVEAGGETLELTAERLLVAAGRRPVTEGLGLEAIGAAVEKGFVRTDGRCATTVPGVYAVGDCANPLMLAHVASAEGEAAAENALGGDAVVDMRTAPACLYTSPEVASVGLTEEQAREQGYDVKVGRFPLTACGKAVVMDDTAGLVKFVVDAAGDEVLGVHMAGPRATDLITEAALALRLEATADEIIETIHAHPTLGEAVREAALDVRGAAVHIPPAKR
- a CDS encoding 2-oxo acid dehydrogenase subunit E2; translation: MATFITMPKLGLTMNEGTVTAWRVAEGAAVEKGEIVADIATDKLTYELEAPAEGELARILAAEGDTVPVGAKLAVVAAAGEPIDEAVTEAPGTETGTAAVGTRPGPSAPEGCKKLDVAQPVGGDARATPAAEKWAEILGIDLAAVSSSEAEGPVTRDDVLQAWSPRRASPLAKKLAREHGLAVEEIPGSGPLGRTVHRDVLRYLEERTGRVPKATPAAAKLAAQHGLDLASIPAEGRIRKEDVLAAAGQQTTPQDPEPVAQEAGERPGERRIPVSQMRKVIGERMSLSNRTIPGVTYQADVDCAGLIELRNRLKGAVEQQGARLSFNDIVMKVLAKALGEHRLCNARLEEEAFVLQDDVNIGLAVAVEGGLVVPNVKAVQARTLAEVAAATDDLVHRAREGALTMDDITGGTFTLTNLGMFGVRSFTPVINPPEAAILGLTAMEERPAAEGGAIVARTLCTLCLTADHRIVDGADAARFLQRLRELLETPSLLLV
- a CDS encoding TRAP transporter large permease — its product is MSELFNDPALWALILFVGPLLIRVPIAISLGSAAVFVAWQWNMGYQMMSYNFYAGIAKFPLLAIPFFILAGVIMEKAGIARRIIRLIKHLVGSMTGGLAIATVGVATFWGAVSGSGPATVAALGLILIPGMAAAGYDKPFAAAVVSVSSGLAIVIPPSIAFIVYGAVADVSVPALFAAGVVPGILVALCMMAAVFVISRRHDYRGEKSGGPRELWDAFKDSFWGLLTPVIILGGIYGGIFTPTEAAAVAVFYGLFVGVFVYRAITFRTMYEILSATVLSTSVVMLVVTCAGLFSWVASTVGLIDKAAGLLLAVSDSPIVILLMINVIILFAGMVLDAISIYYVFLPILLPIMAHFGWDPIWFGVMMTINLAIGQVTPPVAVNLYVGANISGLTIEDISGPAVPLIVSAIIALALVVLFPQLSTFLPHLLGL
- a CDS encoding TRAP transporter small permease → MALRIWRNLEELVGSVMIAVMVTIAFVNVVTRYFIHMSLAWTEEIEVNLFVWLVLLGTAMAFKRGGHLAMSFVYNRFPRGLRLGCYLFFIGLTAVFFGVLAYLGYREVCDEVALCVTTESLAIPVYYYTIATPLLSILVIIRLIQSGVETIRNDEY
- the dctP gene encoding TRAP transporter substrate-binding protein DctP; the protein is MRKALLILLAAVMVAVVALPAFAAYKSEYKMSVVPGAVTAWGKGATYFADLVREETDGRVNIKVYFSSQLMAGKQTSEFLLVRNGVIDFALSSTINWSPQVKELNLPGLPFFIASNPDRFVAMDAVEQGKAGQMMIDAIESKGVKFLSWGENGFRELTNSVREVAAPEDLDDLKIRVVGSPIYIDTFKALGADPINMNWSEATTAFQQGVVDGQENPMGILIPVKIWNYHSYLTDWHYVIDPLMYAANPRVWQSFTEEDQEIIMECARKASRYQKAVARIGLDDGESYEYLESLGMLPEVTDPYAYMEEQGMQISRLDADQLAAFEEATADVRAKWKKKIGEDLVEAAEEDMANADY
- a CDS encoding alpha-ketoacid dehydrogenase subunit beta, giving the protein MRTITFSQATLEAMEEEMARDDRVFVMGEDIARQGGIFGQFKGLYDTFGGERVRDTPISETAIVGSAVGAALAGMRPVADMHFADFMGVCMDEIYNQMAKIHYMFGGQQNVAMVLRAPDGLINQAAAQHSQSIEAWFQHVPGLKVVAPSTPVDAKGLLKSAIRDENPVVYFEHKALFSTRGEVPEGEYLTPLDRAQVVREGSDVTMVSYSRMLNTCREAAEMLEQEGISVELVDLRSISPIDGETILESVAGTSRLVIAHESVKQGGVGSEVAALVAEEGLDFLDAPIVRIGAPFTPVPFARSLEQAYRVTAEEICGATRSLMTGGSLPTPAQRKLVV